The Nitrosopumilus cobalaminigenes genome contains a region encoding:
- a CDS encoding DUF72 domain-containing protein: protein MNIKVGCTGWSYQGWSGAFYPKNLKNSEWLKYYSQIFEITEINSTFYRIPAQEIVKRWNTDTPRHFRFTAKFPSIITHEKKLDRVNSEVFSFLSSLTPIHEKISALILQLPPSLSFEEAKPRLGELFDLLPDNFLYPIEGRHESWFSEEAIIYLKQNKHCLVWNDVAGVNNPMPITSDYIYVRLIGDRSIPDSEFGKVSKNKENLISNWAKKLQEINDIPLAMVMANNHFEGFGPATANSLRMKFGMRELIWEEKNKKH, encoded by the coding sequence ATGAATATTAAAGTCGGCTGTACTGGTTGGAGCTATCAAGGATGGTCTGGAGCATTTTATCCCAAAAATCTAAAGAATTCAGAATGGCTAAAATATTATTCTCAAATATTTGAGATTACAGAAATCAATTCAACATTTTACAGAATTCCTGCACAAGAGATTGTCAAACGATGGAATACTGACACGCCTAGACATTTCAGATTTACTGCAAAATTTCCTTCAATTATTACTCACGAAAAAAAACTAGATAGGGTAAATTCAGAGGTTTTTTCATTTTTATCATCTTTAACTCCGATTCATGAGAAAATTTCGGCACTAATACTTCAACTTCCTCCATCATTATCCTTTGAAGAAGCAAAACCTAGACTAGGTGAACTTTTTGATTTACTTCCAGATAATTTCTTGTACCCTATTGAAGGAAGACATGAATCATGGTTTTCTGAAGAAGCTATAATATACCTTAAACAAAATAAGCACTGTCTAGTTTGGAATGATGTTGCAGGAGTAAACAACCCCATGCCAATAACTTCAGATTACATCTATGTGAGATTAATTGGAGATCGTTCAATTCCAGATTCAGAATTTGGTAAAGTTTCCAAAAATAAAGAGAATCTTATTTCAAATTGGGCAAAAAAACTCCAAGAAATTAATGATATTCCATTAGCAATGGTAATGGCAAATAATCACTTTGAAGGGTTTGGTCCAGCAACTGCAAACTCTTTAAGAATGAAATTTGGAATGAGAGAATTAATTTGGGAAGAAAAAAACAAAAAACATTAG
- a CDS encoding uracil-DNA glycosylase, translated as MTNKSSLKSIVSLNKKIAGCKKCPRLSVYIKEVAKNKVRRFKDQKYYGRPLSGFGDINAQLLIVGLAPAAHGGTRTGRMFTGDSSGDWLAKVMHKQGFASIPTSQTIDDGLILHNAYITAAVRCAPPQNKPTREEMNTCFNFLQQEKEILKNVTVILCLGKIGYDAACKLYGVKPEKFGHNKLFTYDGFKILTSYHPSKQNTQTGRLSWTQWSAVFAKAKKLTK; from the coding sequence ATGACAAATAAATCTAGTTTAAAATCAATTGTATCTTTAAACAAAAAAATTGCTGGTTGTAAAAAATGTCCTAGATTATCAGTATACATTAAAGAGGTTGCAAAAAATAAAGTTAGACGATTCAAAGATCAGAAATATTATGGAAGGCCATTATCAGGATTTGGGGATATTAATGCACAATTGCTAATTGTCGGATTGGCTCCAGCAGCCCACGGAGGAACTAGAACCGGCAGGATGTTTACAGGGGATTCCTCAGGAGATTGGCTAGCCAAAGTGATGCATAAACAGGGATTTGCATCTATTCCAACTAGTCAAACCATTGATGATGGATTAATTTTACACAATGCATACATTACAGCTGCAGTAAGATGTGCGCCACCTCAAAACAAACCAACTCGTGAAGAAATGAATACATGTTTTAATTTTTTGCAGCAAGAAAAAGAAATTTTAAAAAATGTTACAGTAATTCTGTGTCTTGGTAAAATTGGTTATGATGCAGCATGTAAATTGTATGGAGTGAAACCAGAAAAATTTGGTCACAACAAACTCTTCACATATGATGGATTCAAAATTCTAACATCATACCATCCATCAAAGCAAAATACACAGACAGGTAGACTTAGCTGGACTCAATGGTCTGCAGTATTTGCAAAAGCAAAAAAACTAACAAAATAG
- a CDS encoding nitroreductase family protein has protein sequence MDTFDAIKERRSVKHYDPNHKLTDDEINQLMSLAVLSPTSFNMQNWRFVVVKDSEVKKQIRAAAWDQAQVTDSSLLIVICADLKAWKDNPLQYWINAPKETQDFLVSAMGPFYEGKEQLQRDEAMRSCGIAAQTIMLTAKAMGYDSNPMIGFDPDKVAEIIKLPENYVISMLMVVGKQTKSAMPRGGQLPLDKVVFNDRFS, from the coding sequence ATGGATACATTTGATGCCATTAAAGAACGCCGTTCTGTAAAACATTATGATCCTAATCACAAACTAACAGACGATGAAATAAATCAATTAATGTCACTAGCTGTACTATCTCCCACTTCATTTAACATGCAAAACTGGAGATTTGTTGTTGTAAAAGATTCAGAAGTTAAAAAACAAATCAGAGCAGCAGCATGGGATCAAGCTCAAGTTACTGATTCATCATTGCTTATTGTCATTTGCGCAGATTTGAAAGCATGGAAAGATAATCCTTTACAATACTGGATAAATGCTCCTAAAGAGACTCAAGATTTCCTAGTATCAGCAATGGGGCCATTTTATGAAGGAAAAGAACAATTGCAAAGAGATGAGGCCATGAGATCTTGTGGAATTGCAGCTCAGACCATAATGCTTACAGCAAAGGCAATGGGATATGACTCAAATCCAATGATAGGTTTTGATCCTGATAAAGTCGCAGAGATTATCAAACTACCAGAAAACTACGTAATATCGATGCTAATGGTAGTAGGAAAACAGACCAAATCTGCAATGCCACGTGGAGGACAACTGCCACTTGACAAAGTAGTATTTAATGATAGATTTTCATAA
- a CDS encoding ABC transporter substrate-binding protein codes for MKSTQLLSVVFSLIMFTGVTAGNTAFAESDDLDDILEDFCEMTLDERSDTISKYDLDDYAEKLVIICEIEDDDEREESLWDVMDAIDPEIRDELEDELDDIIEDFEDCVEAGYPIMESYPEQCMTDDGTVFTNTDDDDDDYDDDDRYENDFDLDDLLDDYCKLNDEEKRQLLADHPRLAPFTDRLANYCEMSEDEQDAIDDLIEEHGDKIRAELRDYSKDYRMDYKKDMREHLEKYCEMSDEDRRAYVAEHDKAEDHIDKMNRYCSLDEDDRMDFIEEHRDEYKAHMQDKMHDKMSDKMHDKMTDKKHMDYDRLCAMAESDRAAEITDVAKLDRISKWCKMTPEEREDYKKEHHGEMKDKMHDKIMDKKHAMKLSEKSDRIKAMIMDKRDISDEKREEIKMKFIEKHGDLTDEKKSELKMKFKNHMKHMKHNISDERKSEIHDRLAEMKAYKAELRANSSDLTDEEKQELREEFIEKAKDLQLAWITPRTQIAAGIDAAEVECREGFSLVMKASNGVPMCLKADTALKMIDRGIVVPAN; via the coding sequence ATGAAAAGTACACAACTTCTAAGCGTTGTTTTTTCACTGATTATGTTTACTGGCGTTACTGCTGGAAACACAGCATTTGCTGAATCAGATGATCTCGATGATATTTTAGAAGACTTTTGTGAAATGACACTTGATGAACGTAGCGATACCATATCAAAGTACGATCTAGATGATTATGCAGAAAAACTTGTAATCATCTGTGAAATAGAAGACGATGATGAACGTGAAGAATCATTATGGGATGTCATGGATGCAATTGATCCAGAAATTAGAGATGAACTAGAAGATGAATTAGACGACATTATTGAAGATTTTGAAGACTGTGTTGAAGCTGGATATCCAATTATGGAATCATACCCAGAACAATGCATGACCGATGACGGTACAGTCTTTACAAATACAGACGATGATGACGATGATTACGACGACGATGACAGATACGAAAATGATTTTGATCTTGATGACTTACTAGATGATTATTGTAAACTAAATGACGAAGAAAAACGTCAATTACTTGCAGATCATCCAAGACTTGCACCATTTACAGACAGACTAGCAAATTATTGTGAAATGTCTGAGGATGAACAAGATGCAATCGATGATTTAATCGAAGAGCATGGAGACAAAATCAGAGCTGAACTCAGAGATTATTCTAAAGATTATCGCATGGATTACAAAAAAGACATGAGAGAACATCTAGAGAAATACTGTGAAATGTCCGATGAGGATAGAAGAGCATATGTCGCAGAACATGACAAAGCAGAAGATCACATAGATAAAATGAACAGATATTGTTCACTAGATGAAGATGATAGAATGGATTTCATTGAGGAGCACAGAGATGAATACAAAGCACACATGCAAGATAAGATGCATGATAAAATGTCTGATAAAATGCATGACAAGATGACTGACAAAAAACACATGGACTATGATAGACTATGTGCAATGGCAGAATCTGACCGTGCAGCAGAAATCACTGATGTTGCTAAACTTGATAGAATTTCTAAATGGTGTAAAATGACACCTGAAGAAAGAGAAGACTACAAGAAAGAGCACCATGGTGAAATGAAAGACAAAATGCATGACAAAATCATGGACAAAAAACATGCAATGAAATTATCTGAAAAATCTGACCGAATCAAGGCAATGATCATGGACAAACGTGACATTTCTGATGAGAAACGAGAAGAAATCAAGATGAAATTCATTGAAAAACATGGTGATTTGACTGACGAGAAAAAGTCAGAACTCAAAATGAAGTTCAAAAATCATATGAAACACATGAAACACAATATCTCTGATGAACGTAAATCTGAAATTCATGATAGACTAGCTGAGATGAAAGCCTACAAGGCAGAACTCCGCGCAAACTCATCTGATTTGACTGACGAAGAAAAGCAAGAACTTAGAGAAGAATTCATTGAAAAGGCAAAAGACCTGCAATTAGCATGGATTACTCCACGTACACAAATTGCTGCCGGCATTGATGCTGCAGAAGTTGAATGTCGTGAAGGATTTAGCCTAGTAATGAAAGCATCAAACGGTGTTCCAATGTGTCTTAAAGCAGATACAGCACTTAAGATGATAGATAGAGGAATAGTAGTTCCTGCTAACTAA
- a CDS encoding DUF4377 domain-containing protein, producing the protein MKTLIIIAIIISIVVGIAFTVFLIPSMEQQNHQDIDEEEREKIAWQLLQKTYLEQECREQYMGQHEGLQDCYDRIDEEQRLNPPIKPQESETCSIQCLIYDPVCGQDGITYSCGVEDAACHGIEVEHFGECNSSSETKILYVNSKLEDCVGVSPQQCMLIKENQDAEWEMFYDNIHGFDYQEGIQYKLHVMISQIENPPADGSSLKYELIEILEPQN; encoded by the coding sequence ATGAAAACTCTAATAATTATTGCAATAATAATTTCAATTGTTGTAGGAATTGCATTTACAGTTTTTTTAATTCCATCAATGGAACAACAAAATCATCAAGACATTGATGAGGAAGAACGGGAAAAGATTGCATGGCAATTATTACAAAAAACGTACCTTGAACAAGAATGTAGAGAACAATACATGGGTCAACATGAAGGACTACAAGATTGCTATGATCGTATTGATGAAGAACAAAGATTGAATCCACCCATCAAACCCCAAGAATCAGAAACTTGTTCAATTCAATGTCTTATTTATGATCCTGTTTGTGGCCAAGATGGAATCACTTACAGTTGTGGTGTTGAAGATGCAGCATGTCATGGAATAGAAGTTGAACATTTTGGAGAATGTAATTCATCATCTGAAACAAAAATTTTGTATGTTAATTCTAAATTAGAAGATTGTGTGGGAGTTAGCCCTCAACAATGCATGTTGATTAAAGAAAATCAAGATGCAGAGTGGGAAATGTTTTACGATAATATACATGGATTTGATTATCAAGAAGGTATACAATACAAATTGCATGTGATGATATCCCAAATAGAAAATCCTCCAGCAGATGGCTCATCATTAAAGTATGAATTAATAGAAATTCTTGAACCTCAAAACTAA
- a CDS encoding DUF6659 family protein yields the protein MSDESLNRKCELLSKEPEIRFAGFLDMMGNLVVGSFSDGIKPLKNEDERKKMFIEAVLRIRTRQDFDDNLGPVEYAAARRKNVVTFTFLYDDKVLFISAEPNVDIDKTAQKIMNLCS from the coding sequence ATGTCTGATGAATCCCTGAATCGAAAATGTGAATTACTTTCAAAAGAACCTGAAATTCGTTTTGCAGGGTTTTTAGACATGATGGGAAACCTTGTTGTAGGTTCATTTTCAGATGGGATTAAACCTCTAAAAAATGAAGATGAACGTAAAAAAATGTTCATTGAAGCAGTATTAAGAATTAGAACTAGGCAAGATTTTGATGACAATCTAGGACCTGTAGAATATGCAGCTGCTAGACGAAAGAATGTGGTAACTTTTACTTTTCTATATGATGATAAAGTTCTCTTTATTTCAGCAGAACCCAATGTGGATATTGATAAGACTGCTCAAAAGATCATGAATTTATGTTCATAA
- a CDS encoding thermonuclease family protein encodes MKPISIAALVVVPFVLFIAAGLVYQSQTGTDIVTGEKTGLAANEVGEKEFESILKNEIVVSKQDFDSHKCSGEAKCISQLITKIVDGDTIHTSNYKIRLSLVDTPEKDEPGFEKATEFTAQMCPVGSHITIDQDDLQPYDQYDRLIAHVFCEGKSLNSALLYNGLAEISTEFCITSEFADKSWAQRYGCEIESEPVSEISDCDSSYPDFCIPVIPPDLDCGDISQKRFTVLQPDPHRFDGDKDGIGCE; translated from the coding sequence GTGAAGCCCATATCTATTGCAGCATTAGTTGTTGTACCATTTGTATTGTTTATTGCAGCAGGTTTGGTGTATCAATCACAAACTGGAACAGACATTGTTACAGGGGAGAAAACAGGTCTTGCAGCAAATGAAGTTGGAGAAAAAGAATTTGAAAGTATTTTAAAAAATGAAATAGTCGTATCAAAACAAGATTTTGATTCTCATAAATGTTCAGGAGAAGCTAAATGCATTTCACAACTAATTACTAAAATTGTGGATGGCGATACAATTCATACCTCAAACTACAAAATCAGATTATCTCTAGTTGATACTCCAGAGAAAGATGAACCTGGATTTGAAAAAGCAACAGAATTTACGGCTCAAATGTGTCCTGTAGGAAGTCATATTACAATTGATCAAGATGATTTACAACCATATGATCAGTATGATAGATTAATTGCACATGTTTTCTGTGAAGGGAAATCACTAAATTCAGCATTACTCTATAACGGACTAGCAGAAATTTCTACAGAATTTTGTATTACCAGTGAGTTTGCTGACAAATCATGGGCTCAGAGATATGGATGTGAAATAGAATCAGAACCAGTTTCAGAAATTTCTGATTGTGATTCATCTTATCCAGACTTTTGTATCCCAGTAATCCCTCCAGATTTAGATTGTGGAGATATTTCTCAAAAAAGATTCACAGTATTACAACCAGATCCTCATAGATTTGATGGAGATAAAGATGGAATTGGTTGTGAATAA
- a CDS encoding aldo/keto reductase, with the protein MSIEKTVLADDLEICRILNGMWQVAGGHGQIETDSAIADMEKYQSGGFTTWDLADIYGPAESLIGEFKRKIGHEKFQALTKFVPNPGPMSNSIVTHYIEQSLQKMDTDCIDLLQFHWWDYNDTSYLDALNVLSKLQSENKIKHVGLTNFDTERVKIMKEQGYEIVSNQVQYSILDQRPDNLMASLFAKHGIKILSYGTLLGGFFSEKYLEVDEPHRGDLVTSSLQKYKNMIDVWGGWQLFQELLSALNEIAKKHNCSIANVATRFVLDKPQVAGVIIGARLGIAEHRDDNAKVFNVKLDQQDISLISSISAKANDLFEVIGDCGEEYR; encoded by the coding sequence ATGTCAATTGAGAAAACTGTTCTTGCAGATGACCTTGAAATTTGTAGAATTCTTAATGGAATGTGGCAAGTTGCTGGTGGTCACGGTCAGATTGAAACGGATTCTGCAATAGCAGACATGGAAAAATATCAAAGTGGGGGATTTACAACTTGGGACCTAGCAGACATTTACGGACCAGCTGAGTCACTAATTGGAGAATTTAAAAGAAAAATAGGTCATGAGAAATTCCAGGCATTAACCAAGTTTGTTCCAAATCCAGGTCCAATGTCAAACAGTATTGTTACACACTATATTGAGCAATCATTACAAAAAATGGATACTGATTGTATTGATTTACTCCAGTTTCATTGGTGGGATTATAATGATACAAGTTATCTTGATGCACTAAATGTTCTATCAAAATTACAAAGTGAAAATAAAATCAAACATGTTGGATTAACGAATTTTGATACAGAACGCGTTAAAATTATGAAAGAACAAGGATATGAAATTGTATCAAACCAGGTTCAGTATTCAATTTTAGATCAGAGACCAGATAACTTGATGGCATCATTATTTGCAAAACATGGAATCAAAATTTTATCCTATGGAACTTTACTTGGAGGATTCTTCTCTGAGAAATATCTAGAAGTAGATGAGCCACACAGAGGGGATTTGGTTACATCTAGTCTTCAAAAATACAAAAACATGATAGATGTATGGGGGGGGTGGCAGTTATTTCAAGAATTATTGTCTGCATTAAATGAAATAGCAAAAAAACACAATTGCAGTATTGCAAATGTTGCAACTAGATTTGTTTTAGATAAACCACAAGTGGCAGGAGTAATAATTGGAGCAAGACTTGGAATTGCTGAACATAGAGATGATAACGCCAAAGTCTTTAATGTAAAGCTAGACCAACAAGATATCTCATTAATTAGTAGTATTTCTGCAAAAGCCAATGATTTGTTTGAGGTCATTGGTGATTGTGGTGAGGAGTATAGATAG
- a CDS encoding HD domain-containing protein, producing the protein MDLVKSAELFAKNKHAGQFRADGITPYSKHLDDVVNRLKSLGVIDEQILCAGWLHDTIENTKTTFDDLYEQFESEITVLVSSLSKDLKLTRKKREQAYVIQLKEASFSAKLIKLCDISANLSDLKNYEASKSKKLRQVKQKRHYLSIIKNDLMENPHYPYVQSLLESANLIFIKYGQRPISIKAK; encoded by the coding sequence TTGGATCTAGTAAAAAGTGCTGAATTATTTGCAAAGAATAAACATGCAGGCCAATTTAGAGCAGATGGAATCACACCATATTCAAAACATCTAGATGATGTAGTCAATAGACTCAAAAGTTTGGGTGTAATTGATGAACAAATTCTTTGTGCTGGATGGTTACATGACACAATAGAAAACACTAAAACAACTTTTGACGATTTGTATGAACAATTTGAAAGTGAAATTACAGTTCTAGTATCATCATTATCTAAAGACCTGAAATTGACTAGAAAAAAAAGAGAACAAGCATATGTTATACAACTCAAGGAAGCATCTTTTAGTGCAAAATTAATCAAATTATGTGATATTTCTGCAAACTTGAGTGATTTGAAAAACTATGAAGCATCAAAATCAAAAAAACTCAGACAAGTTAAACAAAAAAGACATTATCTAAGCATAATCAAAAATGATCTAATGGAAAATCCTCATTATCCATATGTACAATCTCTTTTAGAAAGTGCAAATTTAATTTTCATCAAATATGGTCAAAGACCAATATCCATTAAAGCAAAGTAA
- the hisS gene encoding histidine--tRNA ligase, giving the protein MELPRGMKDFESEENANIEHIRSHFKKLSNLYGFSFMDPSPIELLSTLETKSGPGIRDEIYYFKDKGDREVALRFDFTMGLTRYAASQKSMKLPAKISAFGGVFRYDEPQKGRYRYFHQWDIEVYGKASLESEAEIIEITSRLFDSLLLKDITIDINHRNLVESYINKVFDSKEPELVADILRAVDKITKKSQEQIVKEFQEKGYDTEKLEKILEFSQIKGTISEVENVFDTTQLESWDELKALIDSLENRGVSNVRINFGIVRGLDYYSGIVFEVFDKNSTLGALAGGGRYDTLTKAFNREDIGATGVAGGVERIMLTMQEQKIIPESNQNRVAVLYINEEMQKVAHSITSLLRLNNIPTDIDLAGRNMKKQMDIATNAKLAIIVGPQELENGNVVLKDMVTGTEGTISLEKLTEDPKSILNLEKL; this is encoded by the coding sequence TTGGAACTACCACGAGGAATGAAAGATTTTGAGAGTGAAGAAAATGCAAATATTGAACACATTAGATCACATTTCAAGAAATTATCAAATTTGTATGGGTTTTCGTTTATGGATCCATCTCCAATTGAATTATTATCTACACTAGAGACGAAATCTGGTCCTGGAATTCGTGATGAGATTTACTATTTCAAAGATAAAGGAGATAGAGAGGTTGCATTACGTTTTGACTTTACCATGGGGCTCACAAGATATGCTGCTTCTCAAAAATCAATGAAACTTCCAGCAAAAATCTCGGCATTTGGTGGAGTGTTTCGATATGATGAACCACAAAAGGGACGATATCGATATTTTCACCAGTGGGATATCGAAGTTTATGGCAAAGCTAGTCTCGAATCAGAAGCCGAAATTATAGAAATAACATCCCGATTATTTGATTCTCTATTACTCAAAGACATCACAATTGATATCAATCATCGTAATCTTGTAGAATCTTATATCAACAAGGTTTTTGATTCTAAAGAACCAGAATTAGTTGCAGATATTTTACGTGCAGTAGATAAAATTACAAAAAAATCACAAGAACAAATTGTAAAAGAATTTCAAGAGAAAGGATATGACACAGAAAAACTAGAAAAAATTCTTGAATTTTCTCAAATCAAAGGAACAATTTCAGAAGTAGAAAATGTGTTTGATACAACACAACTAGAATCATGGGATGAACTCAAAGCATTAATTGATTCATTAGAAAACAGAGGAGTTTCAAATGTTAGAATTAATTTTGGAATCGTTAGAGGATTAGATTACTATTCCGGAATTGTCTTTGAAGTATTTGATAAAAATTCAACACTTGGTGCACTAGCTGGTGGAGGTAGATACGACACATTAACCAAAGCGTTCAATAGAGAAGACATTGGTGCAACTGGAGTTGCTGGGGGTGTTGAAAGAATAATGTTAACCATGCAAGAACAAAAAATAATCCCTGAATCAAATCAAAATAGAGTTGCAGTATTATACATCAATGAAGAAATGCAAAAAGTAGCTCACTCTATTACATCATTACTTAGACTAAATAATATTCCAACTGACATTGATTTGGCAGGACGTAACATGAAAAAACAAATGGATATTGCAACAAATGCAAAACTTGCAATCATAGTTGGACCCCAAGAATTAGAAAATGGAAATGTTGTTCTCAAAGATATGGTAACTGGAACTGAAGGGACTATTTCACTAGAAAAACTAACAGAAGATCCAAAATCTATTCTTAATTTAGAAAAGCTCTAG
- a CDS encoding translation initiation factor IF-6: protein MDIIKYDVYRGPNLGVYISVNDSIGLVPMGFAQTKADKLAKYLDIEIHHTAIANTRLIGALSVMNNKGVLLPTTAYQNEYDYLKAETDLEVGVLDTKFNALGNVICANDKGAIVSPWLSKQDCQTISDVLGVEVIQKKIAGFNQTGVVLVANDSGAAIHPEADEEDMKVIANVLGTNIEQSSINNGIPYVSSGILVNNHCVVVGSLTSGPEIMMLTRAFLN from the coding sequence ATGGATATTATCAAGTATGATGTGTATAGGGGTCCAAATCTAGGAGTTTACATTAGTGTAAATGATAGTATTGGATTAGTTCCAATGGGATTTGCTCAGACCAAAGCTGACAAGCTTGCAAAATATCTAGATATTGAAATTCATCATACTGCAATTGCAAATACAAGATTAATTGGGGCATTGTCTGTTATGAATAACAAAGGAGTTTTACTTCCAACTACAGCTTATCAAAATGAATATGACTATTTGAAAGCTGAAACTGATTTAGAAGTTGGAGTTTTAGATACTAAATTTAACGCACTTGGAAATGTAATCTGTGCAAATGATAAAGGCGCAATTGTATCTCCATGGTTATCAAAACAAGATTGTCAAACTATTTCAGATGTGTTAGGAGTTGAAGTTATTCAGAAAAAAATAGCTGGATTCAACCAAACAGGAGTGGTTCTTGTTGCAAATGATTCAGGTGCAGCCATTCATCCGGAAGCTGATGAGGAAGACATGAAAGTAATAGCCAATGTTTTAGGCACAAATATTGAACAGAGTTCGATTAATAACGGAATTCCGTACGTATCATCAGGCATATTGGTAAACAATCATTGTGTTGTGGTAGGTTCATTGACTAGTGGTCCCGAGATTATGATGTTAACTAGAGCTTTTCTAAATTAA
- a CDS encoding 4Fe-4S dicluster domain-containing protein, translating to MPIAENFPEGLKPTGKISLDDGNFHIMWGPGKTTNTDGSKAETLADADVVAAYTARGEEQVPLGVSGTMVAVDWDSCVADGACIEACPVQVFQWYRTEKDIPAKDVVGQTFAGTGSDVKDERKDLTDKADPIREHDCIWCMACVSVCPPAAIKVDQSNVEKHESAAKTL from the coding sequence ATGCCAATAGCAGAAAATTTTCCTGAAGGCCTAAAGCCAACTGGAAAAATTAGCCTTGATGATGGAAATTTCCATATCATGTGGGGTCCAGGTAAAACTACAAACACTGATGGTTCAAAAGCTGAAACATTAGCAGATGCAGATGTTGTTGCAGCTTATACAGCAAGAGGTGAAGAACAAGTTCCTCTTGGTGTTAGTGGAACAATGGTTGCAGTTGATTGGGATTCTTGTGTTGCAGATGGTGCTTGCATTGAAGCTTGTCCTGTACAAGTATTCCAATGGTACAGAACCGAAAAAGATATTCCAGCAAAAGATGTTGTTGGTCAAACCTTTGCAGGAACTGGCAGTGATGTAAAAGATGAACGAAAAGATCTAACCGATAAAGCAGATCCAATCCGAGAACATGATTGTATCTGGTGTATGGCATGTGTTTCAGTTTGTCCGCCAGCAGCAATCAAAGTCGATCAGTCAAATGTTGAAAAACATGAAAGTGCTGCAAAAACTTTGTAA
- a CDS encoding 4Fe-4S dicluster domain-containing protein — protein MVDLQIPEDFCHNDVKPKGQTNHSDGENFHYIWGDGRTDGAAFSNEDVKAAYADRGEEQVPLGIHGTTVAVDWDSCVAAGSCMSVCPVQTFQWYRTEKDIPADKVMGETFDGTGLTEQDERLDYTDKSQPIREHDCTVCMACQEICPEGAIRIESANQEWHEKAAGTYVIMKSGSENPHAHD, from the coding sequence ATGGTAGATCTACAAATACCTGAAGACTTTTGTCACAACGATGTTAAACCAAAAGGACAAACTAACCATTCCGATGGTGAAAATTTCCACTATATTTGGGGTGACGGAAGAACTGATGGTGCAGCATTCTCAAACGAAGATGTAAAAGCAGCCTATGCAGACCGAGGAGAAGAACAAGTTCCTCTTGGAATTCATGGTACTACTGTTGCAGTCGATTGGGATTCATGCGTTGCAGCTGGTTCATGCATGAGTGTATGTCCAGTTCAGACATTCCAATGGTACAGAACCGAAAAGGATATTCCTGCAGACAAAGTTATGGGGGAAACTTTTGATGGTACTGGCTTGACAGAACAAGACGAAAGATTAGATTATACAGACAAATCACAACCAATCAGAGAACACGATTGTACAGTTTGTATGGCTTGTCAAGAAATCTGTCCTGAAGGAGCTATTCGAATTGAATCAGCTAACCAAGAATGGCACGAGAAAGCAGCCGGAACATATGTAATTATGAAATCTGGTTCTGAAAACCCACACGCACACGATTAA